The DNA window ccatcacataTAGTCatcaacactcaatgctgatgatactgtgtacaatgttcttctggtactgctcatctcactcatcatcagctcacgtaagaccctccaggtttctctgaactcttcctgctcatcatttcttacagcacaatagtattccattgtattcatataccacaacttgtccaccattccccaattgatgggcaccctctcaacttccaattccttgctaccacataaagagcagctataaatatttttgtacatgtgggtccctttcccccttccatgatttctttgggcaaaagacctaaaagtgggattgctgggtcaaagggtatgcacagctttatcaccctttgggcataattccaaattgctctccagaatggttggatcagctcacagctccaccaacaatgcattagtgttccaattttcccacagcctctccaacatttattatcttccttttttgtcattttagccaatctgataggtgtcaggtggtacctcagagttgttttaatttgcatctctctaattattagagatttagagcattttttcatatgggaatagatagctttggtttcttcatcagaaaactgcctgttcatatcctttgaccatttctcaattggggaatgacttggattcttataaatttgatttaattcactatatattttagagatgaggcctttatcagaagcgctggcctcaaaaattgtttcccagctttctgcctcccttccaattttggatgcattgcttctgtttgtacaaaatttttttaatttaatataatcaaaatcatccattttgcattttataatatactctatctcttgtttggtcaaaaactgttttcctttccaaagatctgataggtaaactattcctttctctcctaatttacctatggtatcacctcttatgtctaaatcatgtatccattttgaccttattttagtataaggtgtaagatgttggtctatgcctaatttctgccatactatcttccagttttcccagcagtttttgtcaaatactgagttcctatcccagaagctggagtctttgggtttatcaaacactacattactagtgtcatttactactgcatttcctgagcctagcctattccattgatctaccactctattttttagccagtaccagatagttttgatgactgccgctttatagtaaagctccaggtttggtaccgctaacccaccttcctgtgaattttttttcattatttccctggatattcttgattttttgtttttccagatgaattttgttattattttttctagctgtataaaataatttttaggtaatctgattggtatggcactgaataagtaaattaatttaggtagtattgtcatttttactatattagctctgcctatccatgagcaattgatagctttccaattatttagatctgatttgacttgtgtgaagagtgtttggtagttgtgttcatagagttcctgggtttgtcttggcaagtagactcccaagtattttatattatctaccattactttaaatggaatttctctttctatctcttgctgctggactttgttggtcatgtatagaaatgctgatgatttatgtggatttattttatatcctactactttgctaaagttgttaattgtttcaagtaatttttgacttgattcttgaggattccttaagtataccatcatatcatctgcaaagagtgataattttgtttcctccttgcctattctaattcctttaattcctttctcttctctgattgctaaagctaacatttctaggacaatattaaataataggggtgataatggacatccctgtttcacccctgatcttattgggaaggcctctaatttatctccattgcatataatacttgctgatggctttaggtagatactgtttattattctaaggaaagctccccctattcctaaactctctagtgtttttattaggaatgggtgttgtattttgtcaaaagctttctctgcatctattgagataatcatatgattttggttggttttcttattgatgtggttgattatgttaatagttttcctaatgttgaaccagccctgcattcctggtataaatcccacctggtcatagtgtattatcctggtgatcacttgctgtaatctccttgctaatatcttatttaagattttagcatcaatattcattagggaaattggtctatatttttttttctctgtttttgctttgcctggttttggtatcaccaccatatttgtgtcataaaacgaatttggtagaactacttcttcacctatttttccaaataatttgtataatattggaattaattgttctttaaatgtttggtaaaattcacccataaacccatctggccctggggattttttcttagggagttcattaatagcttgttcaatttctttttctaatatgggtttatttaaggattttatttcctcttcagttaacctgggcagtttgtatctttgtaaatattcattcatttcatttagattgtcaaatttattggcatacagttgggcaaaatatttcctaattattgctttaatttccacttcattggtggtaacatcacccttttcatttttgatactggtaatttggttttcttctttcttttttttaatcaaattaaccaatattttatctattttattggttttttcataaaaccagctcttagttttattgattaattctatagtttttttgctttcaatcttattaatttctcctttaattttcaggatctctaatttagtgtctaattggggatttctaatttgttctttttctaactttttaagttgcatgcccaattcattaatctcctctttctctttcttattcatgtaagcatttagagctataaattttcccctaagcactgctttggctgcatcccatagattttggtatgttgtctcattattgtcattctcttggatatagttattgattgtttctatgatttcttctttggcccattcattctttagaatgaaattatttagtttccaattgattttcattctacttttacctggctctttcttacatgtaatttttattgcatcatgatctgagaaggatgcatttactatttctgcctttctacatttgactatgatgtttttgtgccctaatacatggtcaatttttgaaaatgtgccctgtactgctgagaaaaaggtataatcctttctatccccattcaattttctccagacatctatcatgtctaacttttctagtaatctattcacctctttcacttctttcttatttattttttggctagatttatctaattctgagagggggagattcagatcccccactagtatagtattactatctaattcctcttgtaactcatttaacttctcctctaagaacttggatgctataccacttggcgtatacatatttaatattgatattacttcattatctatagtacctttaagtaagatgtaatttccttccttatctcttttaatgagatctatttttgcctgcattttgtctgagataaggattgctacccctgccttttttactttagctgaggcataatatattctgctccagccttttacctttactctgtgtgtatcttgctgcttcaaatgtgtttcttgtaaacagcatattatagggttctggtttttaatccactctgcaattcacttccgttttataacagagttcatcccattcacattcacagttattattactgactatctattcccctccattctatttactccctttgtacttttccccccttcttttaccctattcctcctcaccgacgttttacttcttacccctgcctcccctgatctgccctccctttttatcacccccctctgttttctttacccttttctaccttgcttttgtcctcccttctatcagttcccccctttcccttccccttttgtttccctaaagaatgagttaagtttctttatcccaatgaacgtatatgttattccttctttgagtcaaatctaatgagaatagggttgaaaccatgttcccgcctcctttctttccctctattgtattaggtttttttccacctcttcatatgatatatttcatcccattccacctcccctttcctctcctccccattgactcgctttttatccccttaattcttttgtatcatcacatcaaagacaatttatatttataccctctatataaaatccttctctctgcccaaatacatttacagttcttaagagttatgagtattatcttcctgtgtagggatataaacagtttaacctaatagggtaacttttttttttcccctctgtttacctttttaaacttctcttgagtcttgtatgttgagatcaaattttctattcagatctggtcttttcaccaggaaagatttaaagtccccaatgtcattaaatgtccatcttttctcctgaaagaaaatgcacatttttgctgggtaatagattcttggctgcaatccgagctcctttgccttccggaatatcatattccaagccttgcggtcctttaatgttgaagctgccaggtcctgagcaatcctgactgtggctccatgatatttgaattgcttctttctggctgcttggagtattttctccttcacctgataattctggaatttggctacaatattccttggagttttccttttggggtctctttcaggaggtgatcggtggattctttcaatgatgattttatcctctgattctatgatatcagggcagttctccttaataatttcctggaatatggtatctagattctttttctggtcatggctttcaggcagtccaatgattctcaaattgtctctcctcgatctcttttccagatcagttgtctttccaatgaggtatttcacattttcttctagtttttcattttttttattctgcttgactgattcttggtgtctcatggattccttatcttccaactgtcccaccttaatttttaaggcattgttttcttcagtgagattatgcacctttttttccatttggctaagtgaattttttaaggtattgttttcttcagtgagattatgtagctttttttccatttggccaaatgaattttttaaggctttgttttcttcagcttccttttccaagctgttgattcttttttcatagttttttggtttgctttaatttctctccccattttttcttctacctcttgcaattgatttttaaaatcctttttgagctcttccaggaaggctttttgttcttgcgaccaattcaccttcccttgtgaggcttcagatgtagacaatttgaggctattgtcctcatctgagtttgtgttggcttcttccttattgatacagaagctctcaatggagagggctcttttttgcttcttactcattattgcagcttatttatttattctttaagttgaggtcttctctgggggcaccagggtccctgttttgggcttcttgtgcaggtgtataggtgctgtgtgactgggcttttactctgaggcctttatggtgtgtggagatcctccgccttgcacttcctgtctgattgtgctaggccagccaggcgccagacccaggcgtctgatcctgccgttcgtggccctctcggccggtgcaggtaggtttttccactgtccttcttggccaccagatttttgaaccaggttccgggagcctcagttgtttggctgtggcccacagctcctgctgacttgccccgaccccttcggcgctgggttgctgccctgcgctgggcctcccttttgcccgagtcagaccgcccttttcctgaagtcttctaaattatctctggttggaggactgtgtctcactgtctctttgtaggttctgtagtttcagaatccgtccagaggcttgatttaatgtttgttttgagggaacagaaggagagctcaggcagcttgctgtttcctctccgccatcttggctctgcccccctccaCTGTTATTTCAATGGAGGATATAAGAGCTTCACTTACCAATGAATAAGTCTATTGGTGACATACTCAGTCCTCTTAAAGTGTGAAGCATGCCTCATAAATTAAGGAATGAGTGAGCTAAAAATATTCCAGGCATATACTTTACTAACAATTAGAAATGATATGATTGTAATTTTACAATattgaaaaattgaaatattGAATAAATGAGAACAAAGTGGCTCTGAAACTTAAGAGATAACTCAAGTATTTTAAAACTACTTCAGTCCTTTGAGTTCTGGAAAAGTCAAACTTGGATAAAAATCTAGTTGATACCTTTAAAATGCATTGCAGagggataaatgaataaaaaagaagaaagggaaggaagcatagagggagagagaggaagaggaagggggaggtaggaagagaagagaagagggggaggacagagaaagagacagagacagagagagacagagggacagagacagagacatagaaacagagagagacagagacagagagagagggagagggggaggaagaaggcgaaagaagaaaaaagaaggtagaagtcaggaaaggaaaagagagaaaaaacaaggtagaaaaacaagaaaactaatCATTTGAAGTAAATCATCAGTACACTTGAGATGCTAAACAAAACTCAGTTTACTTTCAGGGATGGTAGAATTCTTCTGTGGGATCAgtggaaataaaaatttttaatcaagaaagggaaatatattgaggaaaaaataaactgTCAGTGCATATTCAGAAAGGTGACTTTGATAAGTAAGCTTGTTCTGGAAGCTAGCTATTTGAGTGGTAGACAAATTGGTTGGAGGAGACTGGTTGCCaataatttcaatataatcaCAAATAGATTAATGTATTATTACATTTAAGTAGTCAGTTTTTatggagaaattattttcttttaactgAACCAAATTCTTCTATATTCTACCTCTCACAGATGTAACTGCAAAGTTATATATTTTGATAAGATTGTTTCTAGGAAGATAGATAAGCTTCTTTAAGCTTTTGATAGCTTGTACAAATGCCTGCCTTGGAGCTATGGAGAAATGGCACAATTCAGGGTTTCCTGAATATATTTCAAGGTAAGAATCCTAAAACATAAGTAAAGCACCTTCCTAAGGGCTAAGAGACATTATACTGTTAGGAGAAGAAACATATAACATTGAGGCAATCAGGCAGATCTGAGTGATTCATTAATAGGACTAAGGAAATGTGAGAAAACCTCAAGTTGCATTAAATTTGAGAAAGGTTCCATTTATGAAGAATGCATTTAGACTCTGTGTTGTGGGACTTCTttgtaatatttcatttttaaggtAAGAACAGCCATAGGCATTTTTGTCTACTGAGTAGAAAGCTGGGTTGGAAATCAGTAAACATAAAGTCTAACCCAATATTTACCATAGATATCCTGTAATTGTACAAAGTTaggtatttgttttcttttctacagATTATTAATTACTAGAatagtaatttatgttttttaaattaatttcactGTGCTACTAAAGGTAGTGTAAATCATGGATAGTGAAGGATATAAGCATGACATGATATTCTATTTGTTTTGCCTATGTAGGTTTTGTGTGTTCATGTGGGTTCATTTAGATGTGGTTtacagagaggaaagaagatatATTTCTAGAGTCTTCTTTCTCCAAGTAATGTCTTGATTCCTTccaggaagggaagcaggaaggtGGGACCAGAGGTTGGCCACTCTGCTCTTCTCAGAGAGAAAGGTtactgggctagaattatataCATCTGTAAACATTAAATATTGTTAATATAGGGAAtgtaatttttaggttcaagctgtGCTTCTGATTGGTATCAATTAATTCTagttctatctctaaatctatcagggctgcttaaactttttccattcatgaccctttttctcctaagaattttttttatgcTACCCcagggatatagatatagaaaataggcatacataacctttctttttttatgcaaAAGGAGgttaacatctttattttacattCAGTGCAACTATACAAAATTATAAACCATTATTTATAATCATAAGtcacttttatttccaattattcCCACGGAAGACCTCATTCACAGGACACATGAAGGACCCAAAACAGTTAtccccaacttaaaaaaaaaataaaacttcctgTGAGTTCCCCTTCCCCAGATCAGTTGATGTAGGTTAAGCAAGCAATAAAGGTGGCATCTctgcttttaaatataaaaactaCCTTTGCCCAATCATGGTCCCAGAAATCAGAGGGAAGAGAAATAGTATTCTGAAGGTTCCTCCTTTTCTCTGGAAATGACTTTCCACAATTCCGGATTGTCTGTGAAGCCAGGAGGTCAGCAAGATGAAATACAGGGCACTGAGAGGGCCTCCAATGTCTGTGGATAGATTACATCTATGATTTTTATGCTATCATTAGCTATTGCTTTGATCTCTCCCCATACCTTAGTAATGCCATGAGGAGTGCTTCTTGAGAGACTTTAATCATTACAATTCAAAGAACTGAGCAAACTTGTCTTGTTCTCCTGCTCTGGATGGGACAAAGGTCCAATGCAGTCAGGGTATTGGATTTAGAGAAGCTGAAAACTTTGTCCTAAGGGACATAAAGTTCTCTTACTATTAAATAAACATCACCACAACACAAGTAACATTATTTTAGTGTTTCTTCTTGTGATCTCTCATGTGTGCAGCAATTGAGCCAGCTATTTCTGTATTCTTCTTGTTTTGGTCAAAATAATCCAGAAATTTACCATCTGGACCAATCAAGTACATTATTATCGTATGATCCACTATATAGTGCTCATCTTCATCCTTTGGTCCTGGGCTGTAATAAACTCTGTATGCTCTGGCAACTTGATCAATCTCTTTTGGACCACCTGTCAAGCCAACTAGCTTGGGAGAAAATTCTTTCACATATCTTGCAACAGCTTCTCTGTTGTCTCTCTCTGGGTCAATAGTGATGAAAAGTGGTTTTAAATTTGGCAGAGTTGGAATACTATCAGTTTCATCCACTACAGCTATCATTTTTTCCAGTTCCTCTGGACAGATATCAGGACAATTAGTGAAACCAAAGTAAATCAGTATCCATTGTCCCAGGTAGTCCTTATCAGTTTTGGGTTCTCCACTGTGATCAACCAGTGAGAAAGGTCCTCCAAGTAAAGGCTTTCCTATTGTTCATTTCTGTTCCTTCTCTAActtctctgccttttctttcttgaagtaCTTCATTCCAGCCAATAAAGCTTCACCAACAGCAAATGTGAATGCCAGGGATTTCCAGGAAACGGGCCCCACAGTGGAGAAGAGCCGGCTCCCGCAGAGTCCATGGGCATCGCCCGCCGACTGCCAAGGAGACCGTGGCCGCACCGCCAGCTCCCTTCTCGCTCGGTCCAGCCCCAGGGGCTCCCCTCCTCCTGCACCAGTTGACCTCTGGAAGTCTCTCTTACTCCCCAGGCCGGACTTCGGCACCACAATTCTCGCACTGATAGCCCCCCAGGTACCCCTCTAGGGGCCACGAGGCCCCTGCAGGCCCACAGCACTAGCCCATAACCTTTTAATATTGGCAAATTctttacaacccccacattcagttaggtgagcccatatggggttgaaacccacagtttaagaagctttgataaacataataatactattatatatatacatatatttatatgtatatatatgtataataaatgatcatttaaaaaattcttattttatatcAAGTaatatgctaagccctgggaatatgaacacaaaagcaaaacattCTCTTCCATCAAAGAGCTAACAATCTAGTAAGTGGAAATAGCACAGATAGGAGAGTGATAGGCAGGGAGaagttgatagatagataaatagatagatagatagatagatagatagatagatagatagatagatagatagatagatagatagatagatagatagatgatagatatgtataaatgtgtgtgcatacgtacacatttatgtatatgtatttacatagacatgtaaataaataaatgtagcttttatgtttacacacacatatataacacatagatgatagatagatagatagatagatagatagatagatagatagatagatagatagatagatagatagat is part of the Dromiciops gliroides isolate mDroGli1 chromosome 4, mDroGli1.pri, whole genome shotgun sequence genome and encodes:
- the LOC122726064 gene encoding LOW QUALITY PROTEIN: protein SCO1 homolog, mitochondrial-like (The sequence of the model RefSeq protein was modified relative to this genomic sequence to represent the inferred CDS: substituted 1 base at 1 genomic stop codon); the protein is MKYFKKEKAEKLEKEQKXTIGKPLLGGPFSLVDHSGEPKTDKDYLGQWILIYFGFTNCPDICPEELEKMIAVVDETDSIPTLPNLKPLFITIDPERDNREAVARYVKEFSPKLVGLTGGPKEIDQVARAYRVYYSPGPKDEDEHYIVDHTIIMYLIGPDGKFLDYFDQNKKNTEIAGSIAAHMRDHKKKH